Proteins found in one Candidatus Binataceae bacterium genomic segment:
- a CDS encoding alpha/beta hydrolase produces the protein MPWRETPQELARARAERAFMMAGPRGQLIGIYTPPAPEVVPADLCVVMLSRPRFEHRRMTVQAARRLATNGFACLRFDQNGWGESEGEDLPINPEKPRQYESLTAIKYARENFGHTRFVMWGACLDGLSALSAFDGEAAAIEGLIIMSSPVTRLPSSDVYTWHNMTRWALDPERWRQVLFSVSTRKLARRAIKIALRGTLGRALGDDKLAVSFQQNFDLLVKSRACALFLYGTEDEEYKTFQVAEEHLFTRLDAATRQRLKIEIWPGRVHSVLDVERQQEVVERAVSWVLALRPSYALEGAIAGS, from the coding sequence ATGCCTTGGCGTGAAACTCCGCAAGAGCTAGCGCGGGCGCGCGCGGAACGCGCCTTCATGATGGCTGGGCCGCGTGGTCAGCTCATCGGTATCTACACGCCGCCGGCGCCGGAGGTGGTGCCTGCTGACCTCTGTGTCGTGATGCTCTCGCGGCCGCGTTTCGAGCATCGCCGCATGACCGTGCAGGCCGCGCGGCGGCTCGCCACAAACGGCTTCGCCTGTCTGCGCTTCGATCAGAACGGCTGGGGCGAAAGTGAAGGCGAGGATCTGCCAATCAACCCGGAGAAACCCCGTCAGTACGAATCATTGACCGCTATAAAATATGCGCGCGAGAACTTTGGCCATACGCGCTTCGTGATGTGGGGCGCCTGTCTCGACGGGCTTTCTGCGCTCTCCGCCTTCGACGGCGAAGCCGCGGCGATCGAGGGTCTGATCATCATGTCGTCGCCCGTCACCCGCCTGCCCTCGTCCGACGTTTACACCTGGCACAACATGACGCGCTGGGCGCTCGACCCCGAGCGCTGGCGGCAGGTGCTGTTTTCCGTCTCGACGCGAAAGCTGGCGCGCCGCGCCATTAAAATTGCGCTGCGCGGGACGCTCGGTCGCGCGCTGGGCGACGATAAGCTCGCCGTCAGCTTCCAGCAGAATTTCGATCTCCTGGTCAAGTCGCGCGCCTGCGCCCTGTTTCTGTACGGCACCGAGGACGAGGAGTACAAAACCTTTCAGGTCGCCGAAGAGCATCTCTTTACCCGGCTCGACGCGGCGACCCGTCAGCGGCTCAAAATTGAGATTTGGCCCGGTCGCGTGCATTCCGTGCTCGACGTCGAGCGGCAGCAGGAAGTGGTCGAGCGCGCCGTCAGCTGGGTGCTCGCGCTCCGTCCGAGTTACGCCCTCGAAGGCGCGATCGCCGGCTCTTAA
- a CDS encoding sulfotransferase → MNRERPLKLPAFLGVGPPRTGTTWLHETIVGHANLPRANKEIKFFDRHYDLGLDWYAANFDQTSSLVTGEICPTYFASAVARERIAQLTPRPKIICTFRDPVVRVFSLYKMKRTYGDITCDFKDAIESDPELLESGRYAYHLAEWRRIFGEENVLAAFYDDFALDSQSYVDRIADFAGIPRFKLADESSRKIHSSEGTVYPRSLMITRIGSRTADWLKARHLGNVVEGVKRSRLMGLFVGGNDPIPPLSKDFAGELRMRFRAEIEALEQLVRRDLSAWKSAPAAG, encoded by the coding sequence ATGAATCGCGAAAGGCCATTGAAGCTTCCTGCTTTTCTTGGCGTGGGGCCGCCACGTACTGGCACAACGTGGCTGCACGAAACGATAGTCGGTCACGCCAATCTGCCGCGGGCCAACAAAGAGATAAAGTTTTTTGATCGCCATTACGATCTGGGGCTTGATTGGTATGCGGCGAATTTCGATCAGACCTCGAGTCTCGTCACTGGCGAGATCTGTCCAACCTACTTCGCGTCGGCGGTGGCGCGTGAACGAATTGCGCAACTTACCCCGCGGCCAAAGATAATCTGCACCTTCCGCGATCCGGTGGTGCGGGTCTTCTCTCTCTATAAGATGAAGCGGACCTACGGAGATATAACCTGCGACTTCAAGGACGCGATCGAGAGTGATCCCGAACTGCTGGAGTCGGGCCGTTACGCCTATCATCTGGCGGAGTGGCGGCGGATTTTCGGCGAGGAGAATGTGCTCGCGGCGTTCTACGATGACTTCGCGCTCGATTCGCAGAGCTACGTTGATCGGATCGCCGACTTTGCCGGCATCCCGCGCTTCAAGCTCGCCGACGAGAGTTCGCGCAAAATCCATTCGTCGGAGGGGACGGTCTACCCGCGCAGCCTGATGATCACGCGGATCGGCTCGCGGACCGCCGACTGGCTCAAGGCGCGCCATCTCGGCAACGTCGTCGAGGGCGTCAAGCGGTCGCGGCTGATGGGTTTGTTCGTTGGCGGCAACGATCCGATCCCGCCGCTCTCGAAGGACTTCGCGGGTGAATTGCGGATGCGCTTCAGGGCCGAGATCGAAGCGCTCGAGCAGCTGGTCCGCCGCGACCTCTCGGCCTGGAAGTCAGCACCCGCCGCCGGATAA
- a CDS encoding alpha/beta hydrolase encodes MGVEPKPLFFSSAGRPLYGFYCPPAKPRPAAAAAVIADVPAIVACHSIGLEHMVPTRMLALAVRGAAAMGYPAMLYHSRGHGDSSGDFAEVTLEGLVEDALNAAACVREQSGAKRVVFMGVRFGTLVAATALSRYPDGAGLILWEPVHRGQDYFRQFVRGLLFAAVARGQKLGETADDVLKRVERDGRADIHATYLHEKFYLSSRDANLAATIEGWNGPTLIAQIQPRMSMTPDNQNLAAALEGRGAKVTSVRISEEPGWQFWRIPWVSIPLLEQTGAWLDALA; translated from the coding sequence ATGGGGGTCGAGCCAAAACCGCTGTTTTTTTCGTCCGCCGGACGCCCGCTCTACGGGTTCTATTGTCCGCCGGCGAAACCGCGTCCCGCCGCTGCCGCGGCCGTCATTGCGGACGTTCCTGCGATCGTCGCCTGCCACAGTATCGGTCTGGAGCACATGGTCCCAACCCGCATGCTGGCGCTGGCGGTGCGCGGCGCCGCGGCGATGGGCTATCCTGCGATGCTCTATCATTCGCGTGGCCACGGCGACTCGTCGGGCGACTTTGCCGAGGTAACGCTCGAGGGACTCGTCGAGGACGCACTCAACGCCGCAGCTTGCGTGCGCGAGCAGTCGGGGGCCAAACGAGTCGTCTTTATGGGCGTGCGTTTCGGCACGCTCGTCGCTGCGACTGCGCTGAGTCGCTATCCGGACGGCGCCGGACTGATTCTGTGGGAACCGGTCCATCGCGGACAGGATTATTTCCGCCAGTTCGTCCGCGGCCTACTGTTTGCCGCGGTTGCGCGCGGCCAGAAACTCGGCGAAACCGCCGACGACGTGCTCAAGCGCGTCGAGCGCGACGGCCGCGCCGATATCCACGCAACCTATTTGCACGAGAAATTCTACTTAAGTTCGCGCGACGCCAACCTCGCCGCCACGATCGAAGGCTGGAATGGGCCGACTTTGATCGCGCAGATCCAGCCGCGGATGAGCATGACGCCCGACAACCAAAACCTCGCGGCGGCTCTTGAAGGGCGCGGCGCGAAGGTTACCTCGGTGCGTATCAGCGAGGAACCGGGCTGGCAATTCTGGCGGATTCCGTGGGTCTCAATCCCGCTGTTAGAGCAAACAGGAGCTTGGCTCGATGCCTTGGCGTGA